The following nucleotide sequence is from Gemmatimonadaceae bacterium.
TCACGCGCGCGCCATCGCTCCGGCGCAAGATGTCGCTACTCGCCAAGGTCCAGGACGAGGCGGGGCACGGTCTCTACATCTATTGCGGGACGGAGACGCTCGGCGTCGATCGCCAGGAGCTCATTGAGCAGTTGCTCACCGGCACGGCGAAGTACTCGAGCATCTTCAATTATCCGACGCTCAGCTGGGCGGATATCGGCGCGATTGGCTGGCTGGTGGATGGCGCTGCCATCGTCAATCAGACGATGCTCGCGAAAGCGTCGTACGGACCGTACGCGCGAGCGATGGTGCGCATCTGTAAGGAAGAGAACTTCCACAAGCGTCAGGGCTACGAGATCATGGTGACGCTCGCAGCCGGGACGCCAGCGCAACGGCGCATGGCGCAGGACGCGCTCGACCGCTGGTGGTGGCCGTCGTTGATGATGTTCGGACCGCACGATGGCCAGTCGTCGAATAGCGACGAGCTGATGCGGTGGGGTGTGAAGCGCAAGAGCAATGACGAGCTGCGTCAGCGTTTCATCAACTTGACCGTTGCTCAAGCCAAAGCGATCGACCTGGTCATTCCAGATCCGCAGTTGGGCTTTGACGAGACCACGCAGGACTGGAGGATTGGACCCATCGATTGGGACGAGTTCTGGCGGGTAGTGAAGGGGAACGGCCCCTGCAATCAGGAGCGGCTCGCCGCTCGCCGTGACGCGCACGCCGATGGCGAATGGGTACGGGTTGCGGCCGCGGCGTACGCCGCGAAGCAGGCGAAGATCGATTCCGCCTTCGAGGCAGCCTAACGAGGCAGCAGCTTTCTTCACGACGACGATGGCGAACGAGAGCACGACGCAGGGATCGCGCGCCGACGCGGCGGAGCCGCGCGACAGCCAATGGCCGCTCTGGGAGGTGTTCGTCCAGCCGCCCGGGGGCGATCCCCACGAGCACGCGGGCAGCGTGCACGCGGTCGACGCCGAATCGGCGCTGCAGAACGCGCGCGACGTGTACGCGCGACGTGGCGAAGCGGTCAGCATCTGGGTCGTCCGCTCGGGGCAGATCACCGCGTCGACACCCGAAGACATGGGTCCATTCTTCGATCCGGGCAACGACAAGCCCTACCGGCATCCGCAGTTCTACAAGATCCCTCGTGGCATCAAAGTCTGAGCAGCGCGCCGAGTATCTCCTCCGCCTCGGCGACGACCGGCTCGTGCTCGGTCATCGCCTGTCGGAGTGGTGCGGTCACGCGCCCATCCTCGAGGAGGACATCGCGCTCGCGAACATCGCGCTCGATCTCGTCGGTCAGGCGACGCTGCTGCTCGGCCGCGCCGGCACGGTCGAAGGGAAGGGACGCGACGCCGACGCGCTCGCCTATCTGCGCGAGGCGGTCGAGTTTCGAAACGCATTGCTCGTCGAGCTCCCCAAAGGTGACTTCGCGCTCACGATCGTTAGGCAGCTCTTCTTCGGCGTCTTCGTACTGCTGCAGGCGGAAGCCCTTCAGAAGAGCACCGATCGCGATCTCGCCGGCATTGCGGCGAAGGGCGTGAAGGAATCGCGCTATCACGTGCGCCACAGCGCCGATTGGGTCGTGAAGCTCGGCGCCGGCACGGAGGAGAGCCATGCGCGCACGCAACGCGGCGTCGACGACCTCTGGCGCTATACCGGCGAGCTCTTTCTCGCCGACGACGTCGACCGCGCCGTTGCCGCCGAGAGCTTCGGCGTCGATCCGTCGACGTTGGAGAGCGCCTGGCAAGCGACGGTACGAGACGTTCTCTCCCGCGCCGGCCTAACGATTCCCGCCACTACCTACATGCAGCGCGGCGGACGCGAGGGCCGGCACACCGAGCACCTCGGCCACATGCTCGCCGAGATGCAGATCGTCGCACGCTCGCACCCGGGAGCGTCATGGTGAGCGCAGGCGCCTCGAGCCGAGACGAGATCTTCGCGATCCTCGATGAGGTAAAGGATCCAGAGGTGCCGGTGCTGAGCGTCGTCGAACTCGGCATCGTGCGCGATGTCGCGGTCGACGGGTCGGCGGTGACGGTCACGATCACTCCGACGTATTCGGGCTGCCCGGCAATGCGCGTGATCGAGGAAGAGATCAGGGCCGCGCTCGAAGCTCGGGGGCTGTCGCCGGTGCGACTCGAAACGGTATTCGCCCCGGCCTGGACGACGGAATGGATGAGCGCCGACGCGAAGCGAAAGCTCGCCGCCTACGGCATCGCACCACCCGGCCGGGCGCGTGAGGAGTCGCTCGTTAGCCTCACGCGTGCGCCGGTCGTCGAGCGAGTGCCATGCCCCTACTGTGGCTCGCGGGACACGGAAGTGCGAAGCGAGTTCGGCTCGACGGCGTGCAAGTCGATCGCATACTGCCGTACATGCGCGCAACCGTTCGAAGCGTTCAAGGCGATTTGACGGTCCAGAAGTAAGAGAGCATGAGGGCGCGTCGAGAGAGGCGCGTCGAGAAAGGCGCGTCGAGAAAGGCGCGTCGAGAGGGGCGCGTCGAGAAAGGCGCGTCGAAAAGGGCGCGTCGAGAAAGGCGCGTCGAAAAGGGCGCGTCGAAAGAGGCGCGTCGAAAAGGGCGCTGACCAACAGAGCGGAGAGCCTCGAGCGGCGAGTCCTCAGCCGGGAGTTGAGTTGAGCTGGGGGTTCCGGCTGTGAGAGCTTCGAGCTGAGAGCTCGTAGTTCGGCGCTGGTCTCGACGCGCCCCTTTCGACGCGCCTTTCTCGACGCGCCTTTCTCGACGCGCCCCTCTCGACGCGCCCCTCTCGACGCGCCCTTTTCGACGCGCCCTTTTCGACGCGCCTTTCTCGACGCGCCCTTTTCGACGCGCCTTTCTCGACGCGCCCTTTTCGACGCGCCCCTCTCGACGCGCCCTTATAGGCCGTTCCGACTCACCGCTCGACCAGGACCAGCCACTTGCTCCCTCTCCAGAACCCCTCGGGATCGCGTATGTGCAAACTTCCGCGGAACGTCCCGTCCGCGCTCAGCTTCGTCTCGAGCGCGGAGGTACTCTGTGGAGACAGGATCTGATACTCGCGCCCTTCCTCGAGCTTGATCACGCGACTTCGCATGTGCCCCACCGTGAAGTGCGTGCTGTCGCGGATGTCGGAAGGTTGCAGGATACGTCCCCACCCGGTGACCGGCACGCCGCCGACTTCGCGCGCGAGGTGCCAATCGACGAGCTGCTTGCGGGTCCCGACGACGTAGTAGACCGTGCTGTCGCGCGCCGCGTCGGCGGTAATCACAGCCGTTAGGCGCTCATTCTCGTCGTGCAGTACGCGCGAGTACGTCGTCAGCGAATCGACCTGGTGCTGGAGATCGTCCAGGCGCATGCGAAGGTCGGCGACCAGCACGCGCACGCTGGCAAGGGCCGTGCGGCTCGAGTCGCGTTCGGTGCCGCTGGCGAGGGCGCTGTCCGCGCTCGCACGCACGCTGTCGCGCAACGCCGTCAGCACCCGTCCCTGACGCTCGGCCGCCGCCTCGAGACGCGCCAACCGCAGCCGCGCCGACCGGGCCTCGGTCAGAATGTGCGACCGTTCCGATTCGACGCTCGATAGCGGATCTTCGTGCGGATCCAGCGCGCCTGCTTCCTGCTGCAGCGTTCTAATCTTGCGAAACTCCGATTGCAGCTGCTCCATGAAGTAGTCGAACCCGTGGATCTCGCGAACCAGCAGGTCCTTCTCCATGGTCTGCCGCTCGGTGACGCCGCGAATCACGCGCAGCGACTCGTCGAGCGCCGCGTTGCGCAATCGGAGAATCATGGCATCGCCGGCGGCGCTGTCGCTGATGCTCGCTCCGTGTGATTCCGCACACGAGCCCAGCACCAGCAACCACACGAGCCCCTTCAATCGCTTCATTGCACAACCACCGTGTCCCCGACCAGCGCGGCACGGAGACGTCGCGCTCGGTCCTGCTCCACTGGCGTCCCGAGCAGAATCACCCACGCGAGATCCTCGCGTATCTGGTCGGCGGGACAGTCGAGATGTCCGCCCATACACGCGCCCGCGCGCGCGAGCGACAGCGGGGCCACCACCGCCGTACCCGGGTGAGCGCGGTCAATGGCCGCTGACGTCGATGCCACGATCAACTGCAGTACATCCGCCGCGGGCGTCGGAGCATTCAAGGTTTGCTCGGTCGCGGCTACCGCGGCGATCGCGAGTACGCTGTCGGCGACGATGCGCTCGCTGCTGCTGTCGCGCAATCGCAAGGCGGCGAGTATCCGCAAGCTCCCAACGCCGTCCCCACGCTCCACCGCTGCGGCGGCGGAGTCGACTGTCCGTGGCGCGATCACTCGCGGCGGACTCGCCGGCGGTGCGGTGTCCTGCGTTCCCTGCGCGGCCACCGAGCCCGCCGAAGACGCCCACGTCTGAGCGCGCTGACCTAACAGACGCGCTGCTGCGACACCAGCGAAGACGACGATAGCCGCGCCCGCGGCGATGGTCGCCACGAATGGTGCGCGGCTCCGCGCTCTGGCGACGCCGGCGGAGATACGTGCCGATCTGCGTGCCGCGTCCGCATCGTGTTCCTCGCGACGCCACTCGTCCGTGAACCAATCCAGCAGAGTCGTTAGGCCCGCCGGCCGAATCGCGTTCCGCACCGTACCAGCCGACGAGAAGGCAAAGCAGCGAAGTCGCGGGAAAGCAGCCAGGAGCCACCCGAATGCGGCATCGCCGAGCGCGGCGCGAAGCGCTGCCTCTGGGGAGTCGATCATGCGCTGCATGTCCGCAAGCGGCAGCCGATCGATCTTGGTCAACGCGACGGCAACCGGGACACCGAGCTCCGTGGCCGACGCGGCGTCGAGCATCGCGATCAGTTGACGCAGCAGCGCTGGACGATCTGGCGCGGGGACGGAGCCCGGCACCGGCGCCTCGAGCAGCCACAGAATCGCGTCCGCCGTTTTCGCGGCTGCCATCGTCCGACGCGCGCTGGCGCTCGACGGGTCGGCCGCGAGCTCGCCGCGCGGATCGAGAACGGTCAGATCGGCGGCGAGCGTTGCGCGCCGGCCGGTGTAGCGCCTAACGGGCG
It contains:
- the paaA gene encoding 1,2-phenylacetyl-CoA epoxidase subunit PaaA — its product is MTPIQPQQTPVSSPEDPERVAAFEARIAAGETIEPKDWMPERYRRQLVRMMSQHAHSEIVGMLPEGNWITRAPSLRRKMSLLAKVQDEAGHGLYIYCGTETLGVDRQELIEQLLTGTAKYSSIFNYPTLSWADIGAIGWLVDGAAIVNQTMLAKASYGPYARAMVRICKEENFHKRQGYEIMVTLAAGTPAQRRMAQDALDRWWWPSLMMFGPHDGQSSNSDELMRWGVKRKSNDELRQRFINLTVAQAKAIDLVIPDPQLGFDETTQDWRIGPIDWDEFWRVVKGNGPCNQERLAARRDAHADGEWVRVAAAAYAAKQAKIDSAFEAA
- the paaB gene encoding 1,2-phenylacetyl-CoA epoxidase subunit PaaB is translated as MANESTTQGSRADAAEPRDSQWPLWEVFVQPPGGDPHEHAGSVHAVDAESALQNARDVYARRGEAVSIWVVRSGQITASTPEDMGPFFDPGNDKPYRHPQFYKIPRGIKV
- the paaC gene encoding 1,2-phenylacetyl-CoA epoxidase subunit PaaC gives rise to the protein MASKSEQRAEYLLRLGDDRLVLGHRLSEWCGHAPILEEDIALANIALDLVGQATLLLGRAGTVEGKGRDADALAYLREAVEFRNALLVELPKGDFALTIVRQLFFGVFVLLQAEALQKSTDRDLAGIAAKGVKESRYHVRHSADWVVKLGAGTEESHARTQRGVDDLWRYTGELFLADDVDRAVAAESFGVDPSTLESAWQATVRDVLSRAGLTIPATTYMQRGGREGRHTEHLGHMLAEMQIVARSHPGASW
- the paaD gene encoding 1,2-phenylacetyl-CoA epoxidase subunit PaaD codes for the protein MVSAGASSRDEIFAILDEVKDPEVPVLSVVELGIVRDVAVDGSAVTVTITPTYSGCPAMRVIEEEIRAALEARGLSPVRLETVFAPAWTTEWMSADAKRKLAAYGIAPPGRAREESLVSLTRAPVVERVPCPYCGSRDTEVRSEFGSTACKSIAYCRTCAQPFEAFKAI